A genome region from Pleurocapsa minor HA4230-MV1 includes the following:
- a CDS encoding stem cell self-renewal protein Piwi domain-containing protein, giving the protein MRDNKELKAFKHEHENNWFLYWQKGKLYGFPKKILELEQIPFSQICELNCIENLKLINRKITDILSEVFPKYSLFKQRPFTVLSQKNELISTISKKLDNPPGLLSAFTITPKLTIESKTVELRADEVFIGLFLKVSTCWEIKALLSNLQREGVDLEGLYVVHRTSEPGKRRLVGKISSFCNGLVHLSESYDGISSISEYEVWLEGSKKSFTRCLKIILGDRYGAFENERDEATGNLLDGVALEDAITKLGEYIKQKSPLQITPDLQGHIGDRIEAFNDSNYKSIIQASPVEFCFDAARTKRDIYPWRGICNYGTFSRDSFARKSPEIAVFFLDTVQGATENFLRNFKDGVSIKKQIPERYGTMEREESRYTGGFAKIFGLFNPKFTLYKIPWLKQSNLPPAIAYKEEIENVLRDIDKKPDAAIVVVLDEHSRLPDSINPYLQSKALLLMAGIPVQGVRESTLKQSQSSIQYTLQSFSVALYAKMKGIPWTVDHDLTISDELVIGIGTCELSDNRFLERQRFVGITTVFRGDGNYLLGDLSRECSYNEYPDVLRESTISILRQIKQRNGWQPGDTVRLVFHAARPLQKVQVSKIVKECVEEIGQEQKIEFAFLTISQAHPFFATDKSQPGIKPKYKSYQDGDAVKGKYAPARGTIVQLGRFTRLLSTNGSQQVKRITSPLPTPLLIHLDRQSTYNDLTYLSEQVLKFTSLSWRSVLPISKPVTIYYSELIAELLARLKSICGWSPALLDINLNASKWFL; this is encoded by the coding sequence ATGCGTGACAATAAGGAATTAAAAGCATTTAAACACGAACATGAAAATAATTGGTTTTTATATTGGCAGAAAGGAAAGCTATATGGATTCCCTAAAAAAATCCTAGAGTTAGAACAAATTCCTTTCAGTCAGATTTGCGAATTAAATTGTATAGAAAATCTAAAATTAATTAATAGAAAAATCACCGATATTCTTTCTGAAGTATTTCCAAAATATTCACTTTTTAAACAAAGACCATTTACCGTATTGTCTCAAAAAAATGAATTAATTAGTACTATTTCCAAGAAGTTAGATAATCCTCCAGGATTACTTTCTGCCTTCACCATAACGCCAAAATTAACAATAGAATCCAAGACCGTCGAATTGCGAGCGGATGAAGTATTTATTGGCTTGTTTCTCAAAGTAAGTACCTGTTGGGAAATTAAAGCTTTACTAAGCAACTTGCAGAGGGAAGGAGTAGATTTAGAGGGACTATATGTAGTTCACAGAACTTCTGAGCCTGGTAAACGCCGTCTTGTAGGGAAAATTAGTTCTTTTTGTAACGGATTAGTTCATCTATCGGAATCATATGATGGCATAAGCTCAATTAGCGAATATGAAGTGTGGTTAGAAGGGTCAAAAAAGTCTTTTACTCGTTGTTTAAAAATTATATTAGGAGATCGATACGGCGCATTTGAAAATGAGCGAGATGAAGCAACAGGTAATTTGCTAGACGGAGTTGCTCTTGAAGATGCTATTACAAAACTAGGAGAATATATTAAACAAAAATCACCTCTACAAATTACTCCTGATTTACAGGGACATATTGGAGATCGTATTGAAGCATTTAATGATAGTAATTACAAAAGCATCATTCAAGCTTCACCTGTGGAATTTTGCTTTGATGCTGCACGCACGAAAAGAGATATATATCCTTGGAGAGGAATTTGCAATTATGGTACTTTTAGTCGAGATAGCTTTGCCAGAAAATCTCCTGAAATTGCTGTATTTTTCCTCGATACTGTGCAAGGTGCAACAGAAAATTTCCTAAGAAATTTTAAAGACGGAGTAAGTATTAAAAAGCAAATACCCGAGCGCTACGGAACTATGGAGAGAGAAGAATCTCGTTACACGGGTGGATTTGCCAAAATATTTGGTCTTTTTAATCCTAAATTCACACTGTACAAGATTCCTTGGCTAAAGCAAAGCAATCTACCACCTGCGATTGCTTATAAAGAAGAAATTGAGAATGTTTTGAGAGATATCGACAAGAAACCTGATGCTGCAATAGTTGTGGTTTTAGACGAACATTCAAGATTACCAGATTCAATAAATCCCTATCTTCAATCCAAAGCTCTGTTATTGATGGCAGGAATTCCCGTACAAGGTGTTAGAGAATCAACGTTAAAGCAAAGCCAATCGTCTATACAGTACACCTTGCAAAGTTTTAGCGTTGCTCTTTATGCCAAAATGAAAGGAATACCATGGACAGTAGACCACGATCTTACAATTAGCGATGAATTAGTTATTGGAATAGGTACTTGCGAATTATCAGATAACAGATTTCTGGAAAGACAAAGATTTGTAGGAATTACAACAGTTTTTCGCGGTGATGGTAATTATCTTTTAGGCGATTTGTCAAGAGAATGTTCTTATAATGAATATCCTGATGTTTTGAGAGAATCAACAATATCGATTCTGAGGCAAATTAAGCAACGTAACGGTTGGCAACCTGGAGATACTGTTCGCTTAGTATTTCATGCAGCCCGACCACTGCAAAAAGTTCAGGTTTCTAAGATCGTTAAGGAATGTGTTGAAGAAATCGGTCAAGAACAAAAAATTGAATTTGCTTTTTTAACGATATCTCAAGCTCATCCTTTCTTTGCTACTGACAAATCACAACCAGGAATCAAGCCCAAATACAAGAGTTATCAGGACGGAGACGCTGTAAAAGGCAAATATGCTCCAGCCAGAGGAACTATAGTACAGTTGGGAAGGTTCACAAGGCTTTTATCAACTAATGGCTCTCAGCAGGTCAAAAGAATTACTTCTCCTTTACCTACTCCTCTTTTGATACACCTAGACCGCCAATCAACCTACAATGATTTAACTTATCTGAGCGAACAAGTATTAAAATTCACCTCCTTATCCTGGCGTTCTGTACTTCCTATTTCAAAACCTGTAACTATTTACTATTCCGAGTTAATTGCAGAGCTTCTCGCCCGTTTAAAAAGTATTTGCGGTTGGTCTCCAGCCCTATTAGATATAAATTTAAACGCAAGTAAATGGTTTCTTTAA